From the Hyphomicrobium sp. ghe19 genome, one window contains:
- a CDS encoding DUF2628 domain-containing protein, protein MATYTVHEPPVSDSDRVDRAVELAFVKDGFSWLTAIFPPLGFLSHGLWLMAIAYLAGTGLLSYVLAQAKVDPDWIGLIILMINIYLGFEISTLRRWMLDQKGWRMLGVVNGRSIAECERRFFESWLPDQPVIQSDTPKAPGNPPAQGGSRFWPFGAGA, encoded by the coding sequence GTGGCGACCTATACCGTGCACGAACCCCCCGTTTCCGATTCCGACCGGGTCGACCGCGCTGTCGAGCTGGCGTTCGTGAAGGACGGGTTTTCCTGGCTGACGGCCATTTTTCCGCCGCTCGGGTTTCTCTCCCATGGCCTATGGCTGATGGCGATCGCTTATCTCGCCGGAACGGGCCTTCTCAGTTACGTGCTGGCCCAGGCCAAAGTCGACCCCGACTGGATCGGCCTGATCATCCTCATGATCAATATCTATCTCGGCTTCGAGATTTCGACGCTCAGGCGCTGGATGCTCGATCAAAAAGGCTGGCGCATGCTTGGCGTCGTCAACGGACGCTCGATCGCGGAGTGCGAACGGCGCTTCTTTGAGAGCTGGTTGCCCGATCAGCCGGTCATTCAGAGCGATACACCGAAGGCGCCGGGCAATCCCCCCGCGCAAGGTGGTTCACGCTTCTGGCCTTTCGGGGCGGGGGCTTGA